In the genome of Candidatus Ornithobacterium hominis, the window TAGGTAATATCTAATGGCAAAGTTCTCATCAATAAATTCACTTGCTCTACCGTCATATAGCCTTCATCAAAATGGTGAGCGTCTTCTGCAAACTTAACGTCTGTTCGGCGTTGCGTATCTTGAGACGGGTGCACATAAGCTGGCTCTTCTTTTATATCTTCTTTAGCTTCTTCTGCTGGGTATTTTGCTGGTTCTTTGTGTAACATCCAGCCTATTTCTTCCTCACCTTGGCGCATATTTACCCAATCTTCTTCTGTCAATATTTCCATTGCCCTTGGGAAGAGCACTCTCTGCTCGACTTCTAATAACCTTAGGAGATTATCTATCAAAAATTCTGTATTTCTATTAACGGCGGCTACATCTTGTTCCTCCAAATTTTTCCTCACAAGGCGGAATATATCACGAATTGTGTCATGAAAAGACCACATATTTTGTGATGGATTAGTCCATCCTCTTTTTTCTAAAAACGGGAAAAGTTGATTTTCCTTTCTAGCAAATCTTTTCTCTACGGTAGAAAGATGATTGAATATATTATAATACTTTTGGTAATCATTTGTCACATCTACATTTTCTAGTTCTTTCACCAGTTCGTGAATCAACTGAGTCTCTAATAAATACGTGTGTACAGGATGTCCTTGAGTTATATTTTCTAGCATTTTCATTAAATTTCTGTACAAAGATAGACAAATCAAATGAATAAAAGAGCTCTTTGTATTTTATTTATTAATATTTAAATTAAATAATTAGAGATTAGCCTTCATTCCAGTAGTAACTATCAGGATATTTTCTTTCGCCAAAAATTGCTGTTCCTACACGCACAATAGTGGCTCCTTCTTCTATTGCTATTTCCAAATCATTGCTCATGCCCATAGAAAGTTCATTCATTTCTACGTTGGGGATAGATAAAGATTGTATTTTGGTTTGAATATTCTTCAGAAGCTGAAAACATTTCCTTACTCTTTCTGCTTCGGCGCTAAATAAACCAATCGTCATTAATCCTTT includes:
- a CDS encoding DUF438 domain-containing protein, coding for MLENITQGHPVHTYLLETQLIHELVKELENVDVTNDYQKYYNIFNHLSTVEKRFARKENQLFPFLEKRGWTNPSQNMWSFHDTIRDIFRLVRKNLEEQDVAAVNRNTEFLIDNLLRLLEVEQRVLFPRAMEILTEEDWVNMRQGEEEIGWMLHKEPAKYPAEEAKEDIKEEPAYVHPSQDTQRRTDVKFAEDAHHFDEGYMTVEQVNLLMRTLPLDITYVDENDKVIFYNRGDIRVFPRSAGIIGREVKFCHPPKSVDTVLKIVEAFRSGERDEANFWFDYRGKFIYVRYFAVRDKDKNYRGVIEMSQEINHIQEISGERRLLEWD